The DNA region TTATATATAAAAGGCAACCATTTAAGCTGCACACTGAAAATGATAATCAGCAATAAACCTGTAAAAAACGTGGGTAAGGAATAACCCAAAAATGCGAAGGTTGTCGCCAATTGATCTAGCAAAGAATTTCGGCGCATCGCAGAGATAATCCCCAGGGGAAAGGCGATCGCCACACTGACGGCATAGGAAATCCCCACCACCCAGAGCGTTGTCGGTAGCCGTTGCAGAATAAGGCTAAAAACAGGACTACGACTGGTAAACGAATAGCCTAAATCTCCTTGCAATAATGCCCAAAGCCATTTCACATAACGAATATAAAATGGCTGATCTAAACCGAGCGATCGCCGAATTGCCTCCCGCACCTCTGGGGTAATCGCCGGATTCGTGGCAAATTCACTCATGGGGTCGCCCGGAGCCAATGCCAAAATCGTAAAAATAACAAAGCTAATAGCCAGCAAAGTAGGGATGGCGATCGCCAGTTTTTTAAAGATGGAACGAATCATTCAGGGGGGTAATGGTAGTCCCAAGTCTCCCTTCATAAGGGAAATTTAGGGGGATCAAATCTTCAGCTTCAAACAGAACCAACACCGGGTTCAATTTGCCATTCCAGCGTATCGCCAATTGCGTCGCCATCATGGTATGCAGCAAGCAGAACTTCACTGGTTTTACCCCAAACAATATTCCCTTCTGCATCAAGAGAAATTGCACCAAGGTCTCGTTTATTTTCGGTCGATTCGTTAATAGACTTTTGCATCGCCTCCGTTAAGGTCATCCCATCGGTCACCCGAATCACAACTTTCGCCGCTAAACATTCATCAATAATGTCTTCCCCAATTCCTGTACAGCTCACACCTGCCGCCGCCGTTGCATAGTTACCCGCAGGCATCGCCGAATCGCTCACCCGACCAATCCGCTCTAACCCTTTACCACCAGTGGAAGTAGACGCTGCAACCTTGCCATCTTTATCTAAAGCGACGACACCAACCGTTCCATGGCGTGCAGAATTTGCCATCTCATCTTCGGCGACGACGCCAGCCATGCTGCTACTGAAATTACCTTTACGCTCATCCATCCACTCATGAAGACGTAAATCAGTGAGAGGATCATGAATCGGCATTTGTAATTCAC from [Leptolyngbya] sp. PCC 7376 includes:
- a CDS encoding ABC transporter permease — encoded protein: MIRSIFKKLAIAIPTLLAISFVIFTILALAPGDPMSEFATNPAITPEVREAIRRSLGLDQPFYIRYVKWLWALLQGDLGYSFTSRSPVFSLILQRLPTTLWVVGISYAVSVAIAFPLGIISAMRRNSLLDQLATTFAFLGYSLPTFFTGLLLIIIFSVQLKWLPFIYNSTLEVTNFSTFWQQIQQSMMPIAVLALYQSAVLTRFIRNAILEELPQDYVRTAYAKGLDEFAILRKHILRNALIPVVTLIAIDIPSIFTGALITEQIFRVPGIGALLIESINRNDTPVIMGITIIYALLVVIFNAIADLSYKILDPRVYD
- a CDS encoding isoaspartyl peptidase/L-asparaginase, with the translated sequence MTGVKSMGVQPKLIIHGGAGSSLKGKGGLGVVRDSLHKIVAEVYTLLENGGSAVDAVILGAKRLEDEPRFNAGTGSVLQSDGQIRMSASLMDGTAQKFSGVINVARIKNPIEVAKVLQTETDRVLSDLGAAEMVRELQMPIHDPLTDLRLHEWMDERKGNFSSSMAGVVAEDEMANSARHGTVGVVALDKDGKVAASTSTGGKGLERIGRVSDSAMPAGNYATAAAGVSCTGIGEDIIDECLAAKVVIRVTDGMTLTEAMQKSINESTENKRDLGAISLDAEGNIVWGKTSEVLLAAYHDGDAIGDTLEWQIEPGVGSV